A single genomic interval of Aureliella helgolandensis harbors:
- a CDS encoding prenyltransferase/squalene oxidase repeat-containing protein yields the protein MHSNPEQFTEALVPDSPLRPSVSPASQSSHRNREQRAFTAEHADFLSRLTQAWETAYQHLHEQMVDNTHWTGELSTSALSTATAISALVQVHKHNATNDNDIAVAIQDGCQWLLEHQNADGGFGDTNRSHSNIATTLLVLAAWESADFAASHAEAAQHAWNYVEKQGKWDGLRARYGKDKTFVVPILSSCALAGLVPWKEVPSLPFEAAWLPQDWYRWARMPVVSYAVPALVAIGQAVFHHSPPKNPLLRMVRRKAISPTLQVLRRMQPASGGYLEAVPLTSFVLMNLAAIGQGNLPVCQECTRFILDSRLKDGSWPIDTNLATWITSLSVHALGRTGPVRVRLSEPSIGTSSPGTLAQTHTPENSVKNSVSSGLVRWLLSCQHKHRHPFTGANPGGWGWTNLSGAVPDADDTPAALLALRQLDLEDPRWFRLRSEIEIAVSSGLGWLLRLQNRDGGWPTFCRGWGQLPFDRSGTDLTAHALRAINAWLPDLDRLARAAGRTTVPTKPQLFNAQQRGLAYLQKNQQPDGCWQPLWFGNQDRPLEDNPVYGTGKVLLAYAALGLADSPQALQGIAFLQHAQNSDGGWGGGPSVQYRDSFSKPGEVGSGAGASVKPNTVPVQPRGNDHSPLTSSIEETAIALEGLSECCLGHNFGRNPLECEALVANGDPSPVPATIMRGLEYLMLRVGEGNLDRSWPIGFYFAKLWYHERLYPAVFSLSALGTAKRLLLPN from the coding sequence GTGCATAGCAATCCAGAGCAATTTACTGAAGCCCTCGTCCCCGATTCGCCGCTCAGACCGAGCGTTTCCCCGGCGTCCCAGTCCTCCCATCGGAATCGAGAACAGCGGGCTTTCACGGCGGAGCATGCTGATTTCCTTTCTCGCTTGACGCAAGCCTGGGAGACGGCTTACCAACACCTGCATGAACAGATGGTAGACAACACGCACTGGACGGGAGAACTCTCTACCTCAGCGCTTTCGACGGCCACGGCAATTAGCGCACTTGTCCAAGTCCACAAGCACAATGCGACGAACGACAACGACATCGCGGTAGCGATCCAAGACGGTTGCCAGTGGTTGCTAGAGCACCAGAATGCAGATGGCGGATTCGGGGATACCAACCGCAGTCATTCCAATATCGCCACCACGCTGCTCGTCCTAGCGGCCTGGGAATCCGCCGATTTCGCCGCTTCCCATGCCGAGGCTGCACAGCACGCTTGGAACTACGTCGAAAAGCAAGGCAAGTGGGACGGGCTCCGGGCGCGGTACGGCAAGGACAAGACATTTGTGGTGCCCATCCTCAGCAGCTGTGCCTTGGCCGGATTGGTCCCCTGGAAGGAAGTCCCCAGCCTGCCCTTCGAAGCCGCTTGGCTTCCTCAAGATTGGTATCGCTGGGCGCGCATGCCGGTCGTCAGCTACGCCGTTCCCGCGTTGGTAGCTATTGGCCAAGCTGTCTTCCACCACTCGCCGCCTAAAAACCCCTTGCTTCGAATGGTCCGTCGCAAAGCGATTTCACCAACCCTCCAAGTCCTCCGTCGCATGCAGCCCGCCAGCGGTGGCTATTTAGAAGCCGTTCCACTGACGAGCTTCGTCCTAATGAACTTGGCGGCCATCGGTCAAGGCAATTTGCCGGTTTGCCAAGAATGCACTCGATTTATCCTCGATTCCCGACTTAAGGACGGCAGCTGGCCCATTGATACCAACCTGGCTACGTGGATCACCAGTCTGTCCGTCCACGCGCTAGGACGGACCGGACCGGTGCGGGTACGGCTCAGTGAGCCGAGTATTGGGACTTCCAGTCCAGGGACTCTTGCTCAGACGCACACTCCAGAAAACTCCGTAAAAAACTCCGTCTCGTCCGGCTTGGTGCGATGGCTATTGAGCTGCCAACACAAGCACCGCCATCCCTTTACCGGCGCCAATCCAGGCGGCTGGGGGTGGACGAATTTGAGTGGCGCAGTGCCCGATGCAGACGACACACCAGCCGCCCTACTGGCCTTGAGGCAACTCGACTTAGAGGATCCTCGGTGGTTCCGCCTGCGGAGCGAAATCGAGATTGCTGTATCGAGTGGGCTAGGCTGGCTACTGCGCTTGCAAAATCGTGATGGTGGGTGGCCGACCTTTTGCCGCGGTTGGGGACAGCTCCCCTTCGATCGCAGTGGTACCGACTTGACGGCCCACGCTCTCCGCGCCATCAATGCTTGGCTTCCAGACCTCGATCGATTGGCGCGGGCCGCCGGTAGGACGACCGTCCCCACCAAGCCACAGTTGTTCAACGCGCAACAGCGAGGCTTGGCGTATCTGCAGAAAAACCAACAGCCCGATGGGTGCTGGCAACCACTGTGGTTCGGAAATCAAGATCGTCCACTCGAAGACAATCCAGTCTACGGAACCGGCAAAGTCCTGTTGGCCTACGCCGCGCTAGGACTTGCCGATTCCCCGCAAGCGTTGCAGGGCATTGCATTCCTGCAACACGCCCAGAATAGCGATGGAGGTTGGGGGGGAGGACCAAGTGTCCAGTACCGCGATTCATTCTCGAAACCGGGAGAGGTGGGCAGCGGAGCCGGCGCGTCGGTAAAGCCCAATACCGTTCCAGTCCAACCACGCGGTAACGACCATTCCCCCCTTACGAGTTCGATCGAGGAAACGGCCATCGCCCTAGAGGGATTGAGCGAATGTTGCCTGGGTCACAATTTCGGTCGCAATCCCCTAGAATGCGAAGCGTTAGTCGCCAACGGTGACCCGTCTCCGGTACCAGCAACTATAATGCGGGGACTGGAATACTTGATGCTCCGCGTTGGTGAGGGAAATCTCGACCGTTCGTGGCCGATTGGTTTTTACTTTGCTAAGCTGTGGTATCACGAACGGCTCTACCCGGCTGTGTTTAGCTTGAGTGCACTCGGAACGGCCAAACGCTTGCTTCTTCCGAACTAG
- a CDS encoding polyhydroxyalkanoic acid system family protein: MSSSIMIEIDSNVQHSLGQEVAVERLHNLAVNLAQRFPQQVHQLKMHFKNHRIDVDFAAYGYVVHWTAEVFDDQVSLHGTVPDSAKVFAGKMKQTITGHVAQELFSSPLRRAA, from the coding sequence GTGAGTTCTTCGATCATGATTGAAATTGATTCCAATGTTCAGCACAGTCTGGGCCAAGAAGTCGCGGTTGAGCGTCTGCACAACCTAGCCGTCAACCTAGCCCAGCGTTTCCCGCAGCAAGTGCATCAGTTGAAAATGCATTTTAAAAACCATCGCATCGACGTCGACTTTGCGGCCTACGGTTACGTGGTGCATTGGACGGCAGAGGTCTTTGATGATCAGGTATCGCTCCATGGGACTGTACCCGATTCTGCCAAGGTTTTTGCTGGGAAAATGAAGCAGACTATTACTGGCCACGTGGCTCAGGAACTCTTCAGTTCGCCACTGCGCCGGGCGGCCTAA
- a CDS encoding sugar phosphate isomerase/epimerase family protein → MKDSRRNFLSTAIAAGALVPLSQAVANSQEVSAHPGSGARQTYPIVLSTYSLWRFHNEEFRDFDKCIDLADEMGFDGIELLLYQLEQNELLSHSKMMSYKRHALRLGLPIVGMSTHQGFVTPDRELRRQNIDRTIGQIELAYTLGIPTMRVNTGRWGTSGSFDALMANRGIEKPLAGYTDEDAFPWVIEALEACIPTAERCGIVMALENHWGLGLTPEGILRIVNAVDSPWLQITTDTGNFLEEPYTRLEKIAPQTIFVQAKTYYGGGEWYALDLDYPRIGEILRKHHYRGFISLEFEGKEDYRTAIPKSLELLRNAFPRNAPSNPPA, encoded by the coding sequence ATGAAAGACTCTCGCAGAAATTTTCTGTCGACAGCCATCGCCGCCGGCGCGTTGGTTCCCCTGAGCCAAGCTGTCGCCAATTCCCAAGAGGTGTCCGCCCACCCAGGCTCCGGTGCCCGCCAGACCTATCCCATCGTGCTATCCACTTACTCGCTGTGGCGTTTTCACAATGAGGAATTCCGCGATTTTGACAAGTGCATCGACCTGGCCGATGAGATGGGCTTTGATGGCATCGAATTGCTACTCTACCAACTCGAACAAAACGAACTGCTAAGCCACTCCAAGATGATGTCGTACAAACGGCACGCCTTGCGACTGGGGTTGCCCATTGTCGGCATGTCGACGCACCAGGGATTTGTAACCCCCGATCGCGAACTCCGCCGCCAAAACATCGATCGCACGATTGGCCAAATCGAACTGGCCTACACCTTAGGCATCCCGACCATGCGGGTGAACACCGGACGTTGGGGAACATCCGGCAGCTTTGATGCATTGATGGCGAATCGGGGAATCGAGAAACCGCTGGCGGGCTACACCGACGAAGACGCGTTCCCCTGGGTGATCGAAGCTTTGGAGGCTTGTATCCCAACTGCGGAGCGTTGCGGAATCGTAATGGCTTTGGAAAACCATTGGGGACTCGGGCTTACACCCGAAGGAATCCTCAGGATCGTCAATGCAGTCGATTCCCCTTGGTTGCAAATCACGACAGATACGGGGAACTTCTTAGAAGAACCGTACACACGTCTGGAGAAGATCGCGCCGCAGACCATCTTTGTCCAGGCGAAGACATACTATGGAGGCGGAGAGTGGTATGCACTGGACCTCGACTACCCGCGCATCGGGGAGATTCTACGAAAGCACCACTATCGCGGATTTATCTCGCTCGAATTTGAAGGGAAGGAAGACTACCGAACAGCCATCCCCAAGAGCTTGGAATTGCTCAGGAATGCATTCCCACGCAACGCTCCCAGCAACCCACCGGCGTGA
- a CDS encoding sulfatase-like hydrolase/transferase has translation MQTPPPLYLATERNAAAFQPRASAATHPCPSLKSRWGRRLRTVGWLALGMCLLALSPTKAWSAQPNIVFVFSDDHALQAIGAYGSKINQTPNLDRIAKEGAVFQNSFCANSICGPSRACILTGKHSHKNGFLRNGNQFDGTQTTFPKLLQQAGYQTALIGKWHLSSDPTGFDFWEVLPGQGSYYNPDFLTMDGKRKRYEGYCTDIITDNALSWLKEKRDPNKPFVLMCQHKAPHRNWSPPPRYYSLYADQTIPEPDSLRDDYAGRSKLLKENEMSLAEHFYWGHDMKFHGENEYPKSFASGLPNGEYKRMNPEQKAAWDAVYEPLNQAFLADMEAGKLSDDAILSWKYQRYIKDYLACIQAVDDSVGQLLDYLDQEELADDTIVIYSSDQGFYLGEHGWYDKRWMFEESLRMPFLIRWPGVINPGIESQALIQNIDYGPTFLDLAGADIPAEMQGRSMVEMLKNQGQPSTAWRDAIYYAYYENAAVHNVPQHDGVRTERYKLMFFPRGREWNLFDLEKDPQEMQSVHADPAYADILAGMQKRYRDLRQFYEVNSAALPATRGDEPNWAKRDRSMTERARQGDVDLVFIGDSITQGWEGGGRKVWDEFYGDRKALNLGIGGDKTENVIWRLTHGNLAKIKPKVAVLMIGTNNTGHVLQDPAEVAAGVERILEILADKLPDTKVVLHGIFPRGPNEFDEMRLNNVAINQHIRRFADGERVQFLEVGDQFLEADGTISREIMPDLLHLNETGYRRWANALEPTLKALGL, from the coding sequence ATGCAAACGCCTCCCCCACTCTACCTGGCCACGGAGAGAAACGCCGCAGCGTTTCAGCCCCGAGCCTCAGCTGCCACGCACCCATGTCCATCGCTCAAAAGTCGGTGGGGCAGGCGATTGAGGACGGTCGGATGGTTAGCCCTCGGAATGTGTTTGTTGGCGCTTTCGCCAACCAAAGCGTGGAGTGCTCAGCCCAATATCGTGTTCGTTTTTTCCGACGACCACGCCTTGCAGGCCATTGGCGCCTATGGTTCAAAAATCAATCAGACACCCAATCTGGACCGAATTGCCAAAGAAGGGGCCGTGTTCCAAAATTCCTTTTGCGCCAATTCCATTTGCGGCCCGTCGCGCGCTTGCATTCTCACTGGCAAACATAGCCACAAAAACGGCTTTTTACGCAACGGAAACCAGTTCGATGGAACGCAAACCACGTTTCCAAAACTGTTGCAACAGGCCGGGTACCAAACGGCCCTGATCGGCAAATGGCACTTGTCGAGCGATCCCACTGGATTCGATTTTTGGGAAGTCTTGCCAGGTCAGGGAAGCTACTACAATCCCGATTTTTTAACGATGGACGGGAAACGCAAACGCTACGAAGGTTATTGCACGGACATTATTACCGACAACGCTCTGTCGTGGCTCAAGGAGAAGCGAGATCCGAATAAGCCCTTTGTGCTGATGTGCCAGCACAAGGCGCCCCATCGCAATTGGTCTCCACCACCCCGCTACTACTCGTTGTATGCGGATCAGACGATTCCCGAACCCGACTCCCTACGGGATGACTACGCTGGTCGTAGCAAGTTGCTCAAAGAAAACGAGATGTCGTTGGCGGAGCATTTCTACTGGGGGCACGATATGAAGTTTCATGGGGAGAACGAGTACCCCAAGAGCTTCGCGTCCGGTTTGCCGAACGGGGAATACAAAAGAATGAACCCCGAGCAGAAAGCAGCCTGGGACGCAGTCTATGAGCCGCTCAATCAGGCCTTTCTAGCGGACATGGAAGCTGGCAAGCTGTCTGATGATGCTATCTTGAGCTGGAAATATCAGCGTTACATCAAGGATTACTTGGCGTGCATTCAGGCGGTCGACGATAGCGTTGGACAATTGTTGGATTACCTCGACCAAGAGGAATTGGCTGACGATACGATTGTAATTTACAGCTCTGACCAAGGGTTCTATCTCGGAGAGCACGGTTGGTATGACAAGCGATGGATGTTTGAAGAATCCCTGCGCATGCCGTTTCTCATCCGTTGGCCCGGCGTGATCAATCCGGGCATTGAGTCGCAAGCTCTGATTCAAAATATCGACTATGGGCCAACCTTCCTCGATCTAGCGGGAGCCGATATTCCGGCTGAAATGCAGGGTCGGAGCATGGTCGAGATGTTGAAGAACCAAGGTCAGCCGTCGACGGCCTGGCGCGATGCGATCTACTACGCCTACTACGAAAACGCTGCCGTTCACAATGTCCCGCAGCACGATGGCGTGCGAACAGAACGCTACAAATTGATGTTTTTCCCGCGAGGTCGTGAGTGGAATTTGTTTGACCTCGAAAAAGATCCTCAGGAAATGCAGAGCGTGCATGCCGATCCCGCCTATGCCGATATCTTGGCTGGCATGCAGAAACGCTATCGCGACTTGCGGCAGTTCTACGAGGTGAATAGCGCCGCGCTTCCCGCGACACGCGGCGATGAACCCAATTGGGCCAAGCGCGATCGATCCATGACCGAACGTGCTAGGCAGGGCGATGTGGACCTGGTCTTCATCGGCGATTCGATCACGCAAGGCTGGGAGGGCGGCGGCAGGAAAGTGTGGGACGAATTCTACGGGGATCGAAAAGCACTGAACCTTGGCATCGGGGGCGACAAAACCGAGAACGTGATCTGGCGATTGACCCATGGCAATCTCGCCAAAATCAAGCCTAAGGTGGCGGTGTTGATGATTGGCACCAACAATACGGGGCATGTCCTGCAAGATCCCGCAGAAGTTGCTGCGGGGGTCGAACGGATTCTCGAGATCCTCGCCGATAAACTTCCAGATACCAAGGTGGTGCTGCATGGCATTTTTCCACGCGGTCCCAATGAGTTTGATGAAATGCGCCTCAATAATGTTGCTATTAACCAGCACATTCGACGTTTCGCAGACGGTGAACGGGTGCAGTTTCTCGAAGTGGGCGATCAGTTTCTCGAAGCGGATGGAACGATCAGCCGGGAGATTATGCCCGACCTGCTGCATCTGAATGAAACCGGCTATCGGCGTTGGGCCAATGCACTGGAGCCCACGCTGAAGGCATTGGGGCTGTAG
- a CDS encoding dipeptide epimerase gives MRVTCKSFDLPLRDPFTISRSTVTVQPTLIVQVEHEGLFGYGEATTNEYYGITLERMERALAKIAPRIADYRLENPAELWKELDGELQECRFAQCALDCAVWDIYAQSQGMPLWKLWGFDEKSPYPPSCFTIGIDTPEVMVRKMQNQPNWPVYKIKLNASGGMDLVRALREETTRQQVNPIFRVDANCAWQAAQVKGWAEELQTLNVELIEQPLPADAYEEMKLLKGKCALPLMADESCQVEADVDRCIEGFDAINIKLVKCGGLTPARRMIARAKQNGLRVMVGCMTESSIGISAGVHLLPLLDFADLDGALLLAKDIASGLEWSAGYCQLPSAPGLGVQLLDGRF, from the coding sequence GTGCGCGTTACTTGTAAGAGCTTTGATCTTCCGTTGCGTGATCCGTTCACCATTTCTCGTAGTACGGTTACCGTCCAGCCAACTCTGATCGTTCAGGTGGAGCATGAGGGCCTGTTCGGATACGGCGAAGCCACGACCAATGAATATTACGGAATTACGCTCGAACGCATGGAGCGGGCGTTGGCTAAGATCGCTCCGCGAATCGCCGACTATCGCTTGGAGAATCCAGCGGAGTTGTGGAAGGAGTTGGATGGCGAACTTCAGGAATGTCGCTTTGCCCAATGCGCGTTGGATTGTGCCGTGTGGGATATCTATGCTCAATCCCAAGGCATGCCGCTGTGGAAGCTGTGGGGATTCGATGAAAAGTCTCCGTACCCACCGAGTTGCTTTACGATTGGTATCGATACCCCGGAGGTTATGGTTCGCAAAATGCAGAATCAACCGAATTGGCCCGTATACAAAATCAAGCTGAATGCGTCTGGAGGGATGGACCTTGTTCGTGCGCTCCGCGAAGAAACGACCCGTCAGCAAGTGAACCCGATTTTTCGAGTGGATGCCAACTGCGCTTGGCAAGCGGCGCAGGTCAAGGGCTGGGCGGAGGAACTGCAAACGCTCAATGTCGAGCTGATTGAACAACCGCTCCCGGCCGATGCCTACGAGGAGATGAAGTTGTTGAAGGGCAAGTGTGCCTTGCCCCTGATGGCTGATGAGAGTTGCCAAGTGGAAGCGGATGTGGATCGTTGCATCGAAGGTTTCGATGCGATCAACATCAAATTGGTGAAGTGTGGCGGGTTAACCCCAGCCAGGCGAATGATCGCGCGGGCCAAGCAAAATGGCTTGCGCGTGATGGTGGGTTGTATGACCGAATCGAGCATTGGGATCTCAGCGGGAGTGCATTTGCTGCCACTGCTCGATTTTGCTGATTTAGATGGCGCACTCTTGCTGGCCAAGGACATTGCCAGTGGGCTGGAATGGTCGGCTGGCTATTGCCAATTGCCCAGTGCGCCTGGTTTGGGAGTGCAGTTGCTAGACGGCCGCTTCTAG